The Streptomyces sp. SS1-1 genome has a segment encoding these proteins:
- a CDS encoding RNA polymerase sigma-70 factor translates to MHAGAPPGSLDQATEDFLSARPQLFGIAYRVLGSAAEAEEIVQETWLRWQGTDRSQVREPTAFLTTVATRLAINVAQSARARRESYVGPWLPEPVDTTQDPHLGAERAEALGMAVLLLLEKLNPVERAAYVLREAFDYPYGRIAEILETSEANSRQLVSRGRKHLAAERKEAVTPTAHRRLLEVFLSAARTGNLAVLEDVLTADVVSYTDGNGMRGASRIPVVGRPHVSHYLVAFAPRFWPQSRVRWVEANGRPAVLVLSGEEAVALLSADISEDGIDRLMWVMNPAKLAPYVASLQD, encoded by the coding sequence ATGCACGCTGGCGCCCCACCAGGCAGTCTTGACCAGGCGACGGAGGACTTCCTCTCCGCGCGCCCGCAGCTCTTCGGCATCGCGTACCGGGTCCTGGGCAGCGCGGCGGAGGCCGAGGAGATCGTCCAGGAGACATGGCTGCGGTGGCAGGGCACCGACCGTTCGCAGGTGCGTGAACCGACCGCCTTCCTGACCACGGTGGCCACGAGACTGGCGATCAATGTGGCCCAGTCCGCGCGGGCGCGCCGGGAGTCCTACGTCGGGCCCTGGCTGCCCGAGCCCGTCGACACGACCCAGGATCCGCACCTGGGCGCGGAACGGGCCGAGGCCCTGGGGATGGCGGTTCTGCTGCTGCTGGAGAAGCTGAACCCCGTGGAGCGCGCGGCCTACGTGCTCCGGGAGGCGTTCGACTACCCCTACGGACGGATCGCCGAGATCCTGGAGACCAGCGAGGCCAACTCCCGCCAGCTGGTGAGCCGCGGCCGCAAGCACCTGGCCGCCGAACGCAAGGAGGCCGTCACGCCGACGGCCCACCGGCGGCTGCTGGAGGTCTTTCTCTCCGCGGCGCGGACGGGCAACCTGGCCGTCCTGGAGGACGTGCTCACCGCCGACGTCGTCAGCTACACGGACGGCAACGGGATGCGTGGCGCGTCGAGGATCCCGGTCGTCGGGCGGCCTCATGTCTCGCACTACCTCGTGGCCTTCGCTCCGCGCTTCTGGCCGCAGTCGCGGGTCCGGTGGGTCGAGGCGAACGGCCGGCCGGCCGTGCTGGTCCTCTCCGGCGAGGAGGCCGTCGCCCTGCTGAGCGCCGACATCTCGGAGGACGGCATCGACCGGCTCATGTGGGTGATGAACCCGGCCAAACTGGCGCCGTACGTGGCCTCTCTGCAGGACTGA
- a CDS encoding DUF5134 domain-containing protein — protein sequence MSDRTPALDAVHGMLTLSFTVAALHVLWHGARAPRVGRRDRVDLLLHFAMAAAMAAMPWSPGRPLSGRAMAVVFSAAALWFPLSAFRPVRSLGRRPDTAGTAAVFAGRLPPAAGMAAMAWMSRHGAAGVPGTLAADVPSATAAHGHAAAAPTTATLVTAVLAVYLLGCAVRSLTRPMPALRTATAPAHRAAATDPYGHVRDGAMSLGTAVMLLLPH from the coding sequence GTGTCGGACAGGACGCCGGCTCTCGACGCCGTGCACGGCATGCTGACGCTGTCGTTCACCGTCGCGGCCCTGCACGTGCTCTGGCACGGTGCCCGGGCCCCGCGCGTGGGTCGCCGTGATCGCGTGGACCTCCTCCTGCACTTCGCCATGGCGGCGGCCATGGCGGCCATGCCCTGGAGTCCCGGCCGGCCCCTGTCCGGCCGGGCCATGGCGGTGGTCTTCAGCGCGGCCGCCCTGTGGTTCCCGCTGAGCGCCTTCCGGCCCGTCAGGTCCCTCGGCCGCCGTCCTGACACGGCGGGTACGGCCGCGGTGTTCGCCGGCCGGCTGCCGCCCGCCGCCGGCATGGCGGCGATGGCCTGGATGTCGAGGCACGGCGCCGCCGGCGTCCCCGGCACCCTGGCCGCGGACGTCCCGTCGGCGACCGCGGCCCACGGTCATGCCGCGGCCGCCCCGACGACGGCGACGCTGGTCACCGCCGTACTGGCGGTGTATCTCCTCGGCTGCGCCGTACGGTCGTTGACACGCCCCATGCCCGCGCTGCGGACCGCCACGGCCCCCGCGCACCGCGCCGCCGCCACGGACCCGTAC
- a CDS encoding Ohr family peroxiredoxin — protein MTERIQPPTLSTARDFDGEEFSPIYTTTVTVHGGAASHGRASGHARSADGALDLQLRMPAELGGDGRGTNPEQLFAAGFAACFHGALSLLARHEALDPAAISVVATVAFGRDPEDGGYLLHVDLVVRWPGVDPATAGELIGKADALCPYARMAWRGTPTTITLAS, from the coding sequence GTGACCGAGCGGATCCAGCCGCCCACCCTGTCGACCGCGAGGGACTTCGACGGGGAGGAGTTCTCGCCCATCTACACCACCACGGTGACCGTGCACGGTGGTGCGGCCTCGCACGGCCGGGCCTCGGGCCACGCCCGCTCGGCCGACGGGGCCCTGGACCTTCAGCTGCGGATGCCGGCCGAGCTGGGGGGCGACGGCCGGGGGACCAACCCGGAACAGCTCTTCGCGGCCGGTTTCGCCGCGTGCTTCCACGGCGCCTTGAGTCTGCTCGCGCGCCACGAGGCCCTGGACCCCGCGGCGATCTCCGTCGTGGCGACCGTCGCCTTCGGCCGGGACCCGGAGGACGGCGGCTATCTGCTGCACGTCGATCTGGTGGTGCGGTGGCCGGGTGTCGATCCGGCGACGGCCGGTGAGCTGATCGGGAAGGCGGACGCGCTGTGCCCCTACGCACGCATGGCGTGGAGAGGAACGCCCACCACCATCACCCTCGCCTCCTGA
- the fdxA gene encoding ferredoxin, protein MTYVIAQPCVDIKDRACVTECPVDCIHEGVRTLYIDPEECVDCHACEPVCPVEAIFHEDDLPQHWAHYLAVNAEYFDEAARPPGERGGAVGDHPAVAALPPQSAPHKKEISVFTVRKEEAADVDPWFPS, encoded by the coding sequence ATGACGTACGTCATCGCACAGCCCTGCGTCGACATCAAGGACCGGGCCTGCGTCACCGAATGCCCGGTGGACTGCATCCACGAGGGGGTACGCACCCTCTACATCGACCCGGAGGAGTGCGTCGACTGCCACGCGTGCGAGCCCGTCTGCCCCGTGGAGGCCATCTTCCACGAGGACGATCTGCCACAGCACTGGGCCCACTACCTCGCCGTCAACGCGGAGTACTTCGACGAGGCCGCCCGCCCGCCGGGCGAACGGGGTGGCGCGGTCGGTGATCACCCGGCGGTGGCGGCACTGCCCCCGCAGAGCGCCCCGCACAAGAAGGAGATCAGCGTCTTCACCGTCCGCAAGGAGGAGGCGGCCGACGTGGATCCATGGTTCCCCTCCTGA